The following are encoded in a window of Sutcliffiella horikoshii genomic DNA:
- the spo0A gene encoding sporulation transcription factor Spo0A, producing MKIKVCVVDDNRELVGLLEEYISAQEDMEVVGVAHNGQECLQLLQDKNPDVLVLDIIMPHLDGLGVLEKMRGLNLEKSPNVIMLTAFGQEDVTKKAVDLGASYFILKPFDMENLVGNIRQVSGKASPILKRSSSSSVRSSSPENKGRNLDANITSIIHEIGVPAHIKGYLYLREAISMVYNDIELLGSITKVLYPDIAKKYNTTASRVERAIRHAIEVAWSRGNIDSISSLFGYTVSMSKAKPTNSEFIAMVADKLRLEHRAS from the coding sequence ATGAAAATTAAAGTATGTGTTGTAGATGATAACCGCGAATTGGTCGGTCTTTTGGAAGAGTATATTTCAGCGCAAGAGGACATGGAAGTTGTAGGGGTAGCTCACAATGGTCAAGAATGTCTTCAGTTGCTTCAAGATAAAAATCCGGACGTTTTAGTACTTGATATCATTATGCCTCATCTTGACGGCTTAGGTGTACTTGAAAAAATGCGCGGCTTAAACCTTGAGAAATCTCCTAATGTTATCATGTTAACTGCTTTTGGACAGGAAGATGTGACAAAGAAAGCGGTCGACTTAGGTGCTTCCTATTTCATCCTAAAACCGTTTGATATGGAAAACCTAGTTGGTAACATCCGTCAAGTAAGCGGAAAAGCATCACCTATCCTTAAGAGATCTAGTTCATCATCTGTTCGTTCCTCCAGCCCAGAAAATAAAGGTAGAAACCTTGATGCCAATATTACAAGCATCATTCATGAAATTGGAGTGCCTGCCCACATTAAGGGTTACCTATACTTACGTGAAGCAATTTCAATGGTGTACAATGATATCGAATTATTAGGGTCCATTACAAAGGTTCTATATCCTGATATCGCTAAAAAGTACAATACCACTGCAAGCCGTGTAGAACGTGCTATTCGTCATGCGATTGAAGTTGCTTGGTCGCGCGGAAATATCGACAGCATCTCTTCTCTGTTCGGATATACCGTGTCTATGTCAAAAGCAAAACCTACAAATAGTGAGTTCATTGCGATGGTCGCGGATAAATTAAGACTAGAGCACAGAGCTTCTTGA
- the spoIVB gene encoding SpoIVB peptidase, which yields MREDIIRKIVGVFLLVSVMVLCVSQPFKEYVQIPNKITMFEGQGLHFQSSVPVTAKVNKDSSSSLGIEANDKTLAFQGKQAGEGQVVLQLAGIPVKKVNVDVIPEYKVYPGGQSIGVKLNTLGVLVVGHHQVDTADGKKSPGELAGIQVGDIITKINGKTIEQMSDVAPFVQESGKTGDPLDVVITREKETIETKLIPLKDKQESSFRIGLYIRDSAAGIGTMTFYDPITMKYGALGHVISDMDTKKPIIVQDGQIVRSTVTSIDKGSNGVPGEKLARFSSDRSAIGDISRNSPFGIFGTLHKDIENGIMDKALPIALSSEVKEGPAKILTVVEGDKVEEFDVEVLSSIPQKFPATKGMVIKITDPALLEKTGGIVQGMSGSPIIQNGKVIGAVTHVFVNDPTSGYGVHIEWMLNEAGIDIYQKDKEKKVG from the coding sequence TTGAGAGAAGATATAATTAGAAAAATTGTTGGTGTATTTCTCCTTGTTTCAGTCATGGTATTATGTGTAAGTCAACCATTTAAAGAGTATGTCCAAATCCCAAATAAAATAACGATGTTTGAAGGGCAAGGGTTACATTTCCAGTCATCTGTTCCGGTGACTGCGAAGGTGAATAAAGATTCTTCCTCCTCTCTCGGGATTGAGGCAAACGATAAAACGTTAGCATTTCAAGGCAAACAGGCTGGGGAAGGGCAGGTTGTTTTACAACTGGCAGGTATCCCGGTCAAGAAAGTCAATGTAGATGTCATACCTGAATATAAAGTGTATCCTGGTGGTCAATCGATCGGCGTAAAGTTAAATACTTTAGGTGTACTGGTAGTAGGTCATCACCAAGTGGACACAGCAGATGGGAAAAAATCACCTGGAGAATTAGCAGGCATTCAAGTTGGCGATATCATCACCAAGATTAATGGGAAAACCATTGAACAAATGAGTGACGTTGCTCCATTCGTACAAGAATCCGGCAAAACCGGAGACCCCCTTGATGTTGTCATCACACGAGAAAAAGAAACCATTGAAACGAAACTTATTCCTTTAAAAGACAAGCAAGAAAGCTCCTTCAGAATTGGATTGTATATTCGTGATTCTGCAGCAGGTATTGGTACAATGACTTTTTATGACCCCATTACCATGAAGTATGGAGCGTTAGGACACGTAATATCGGATATGGATACAAAGAAACCAATTATTGTCCAAGATGGACAAATCGTAAGATCCACGGTAACTTCCATTGATAAAGGAAGTAATGGAGTACCTGGAGAGAAACTTGCACGATTCTCTAGCGACCGTTCAGCCATCGGTGATATTTCAAGGAACAGCCCTTTTGGGATATTTGGTACCTTGCATAAAGATATTGAAAATGGCATCATGGACAAAGCGTTGCCAATCGCGTTATCATCTGAGGTGAAAGAAGGACCAGCTAAGATCTTGACAGTGGTCGAAGGTGATAAAGTGGAAGAGTTTGATGTAGAAGTATTAAGCAGCATTCCACAGAAATTCCCTGCCACCAAAGGGATGGTCATTAAGATTACGGACCCCGCCCTTTTGGAGAAAACAGGCGGAATCGTACAAGGGATGAGTGGAAGCCCTATTATTCAGAACGGGAAAGTAATCGGTGCCGTAACCCATGTTTTTGTTAATGATCCTACAAGCGGTTATGGCGTTCATATCGAATGGATGCTGAATGAAGCGGGAATTGATATTTATCAAAAAGACAAAGAGAAGAAAGTGGGCTAA
- a CDS encoding glycerophosphodiester phosphodiesterase → MTKIFGHRGSAGTHPENTMISFEQAYKDGADGIELDVQLSKDGIPVVIHDEKVNRTTDSKGFVQDLTLRELKQLNAVHKFKKQYKHAEIPTLEEVLDWASRKQTIVNIELKNSILPYAGMEEKVLELVDKHKMAHLIIFSSFNHYSIARLNTLAPKIEKAVLYMEGIYKPWDYTKWVGGSGIHPHIKAATASIIHRSQQSGVPVRPFTVNDEKTMKRLFAEECAGFFTDYPKKAVQIKYQN, encoded by the coding sequence ATGACGAAAATTTTCGGCCACAGGGGATCGGCAGGTACTCATCCGGAAAATACGATGATCAGCTTTGAGCAAGCATACAAAGATGGAGCCGATGGCATTGAGCTAGATGTTCAGTTAAGTAAAGACGGCATTCCTGTTGTCATACATGATGAAAAAGTGAATCGGACAACCGACAGTAAAGGCTTTGTCCAAGATTTAACCTTAAGAGAATTAAAACAACTAAATGCTGTACATAAATTTAAAAAACAATATAAACATGCAGAAATACCTACATTAGAGGAAGTGTTGGATTGGGCTTCCAGAAAGCAGACGATAGTCAATATTGAACTAAAGAACAGTATCCTTCCTTATGCAGGCATGGAAGAGAAAGTGCTGGAGCTAGTAGACAAACATAAGATGGCTCATTTGATTATCTTTTCAAGCTTTAACCACTACAGCATAGCTCGTTTAAATACATTAGCGCCGAAAATAGAAAAAGCAGTTCTATATATGGAAGGGATTTACAAACCGTGGGATTATACAAAATGGGTCGGCGGAAGCGGAATTCATCCCCATATCAAGGCAGCAACTGCCAGTATCATTCACCGTTCTCAACAATCGGGAGTACCTGTCAGGCCTTTCACGGTAAATGATGAGAAGACGATGAAGAGACTGTTTGCAGAAGAATGTGCAGGATTTTTCACGGACTACCCGAAGAAAGCTGTGCAAATAAAATATCAAAATTAA
- a CDS encoding YycC family protein translates to MRPLQISAETAQKLAEALDVPIEQVMHLPQHVLVQKLVELERNESGNSNNE, encoded by the coding sequence ATGCGCCCATTACAAATATCCGCTGAAACCGCCCAAAAACTTGCTGAGGCTTTAGATGTGCCTATCGAACAAGTCATGCATCTTCCTCAACATGTCCTTGTTCAAAAGCTTGTAGAATTGGAGCGAAACGAGTCAGGTAACAGCAATAATGAGTAA
- the recN gene encoding DNA repair protein RecN: MIAELTIKNFAIIESLSVSFDKGLTVLTGETGAGKSIIIDAIHLLAGGRGSHEFVRFGEKRAELEGLFLLEEEKHPAYKVCQELGIDIEDEMVVLRREIHATGKSVCRVNGKLVTIALLREVGQTLVDIHGQHEHQELMDPDLHLSLLDQFGGVAVQKELKEYRNIYTSYKDVEKRLLELTENEQKVAHRLDLLQFQAEEISNAQLTVNEEDELLDERNKISNYERLYQSLNNCYHAMHGEQKGLDWVGQAMSESEGLEEIDKNLKDVHEIISNSYYQLEELSYRIRDEIDQLEFDPNRLDFIEGRLNEIKQLKRKYGTTVAEVLEYASKIEEELETLQNRDSHIHQLQESLESLKQDLALEAKSLTDARRKASEKLMKSIHKELKDLYLEKAIFDVNMDVKKEKASGDVVFGKNGVDIVEFYLTTNPGEPLKPMAKVASGGELSRIMLALKSIFSRHQGITSIIFDEVDTGVSGRVAQAIAEKIYQVSVDSQVLCISHLPQVAAMSDTHLFISKEVSGERTKTKVRGLNQDEKVREIGRMISGVEITSLTKEHARELLEIAGSIKQG; this comes from the coding sequence ATGATCGCTGAGTTAACGATTAAAAATTTTGCTATTATAGAATCCCTATCTGTTTCTTTTGACAAAGGGTTAACGGTTTTAACCGGGGAGACTGGAGCGGGTAAATCCATTATCATTGATGCCATTCACTTGCTGGCAGGTGGACGGGGATCCCATGAGTTTGTTCGATTTGGAGAAAAAAGAGCGGAATTAGAAGGATTGTTCCTACTTGAAGAGGAGAAGCATCCTGCCTATAAAGTTTGCCAGGAGCTTGGTATTGATATTGAAGACGAAATGGTTGTCTTAAGACGAGAAATCCATGCTACAGGTAAAAGTGTTTGCCGTGTTAATGGAAAGCTTGTCACCATTGCGTTGTTAAGGGAAGTTGGTCAGACATTGGTGGACATTCATGGACAACATGAGCATCAAGAACTAATGGACCCGGATTTGCACCTTTCGCTTTTAGATCAGTTTGGCGGAGTAGCTGTACAAAAGGAACTTAAAGAATATAGAAACATTTATACTTCTTATAAGGATGTAGAAAAAAGGTTGTTAGAACTCACTGAAAATGAGCAAAAGGTTGCACATCGCCTTGATTTACTTCAGTTCCAAGCAGAAGAGATCAGCAACGCGCAATTAACCGTGAATGAAGAGGATGAGCTGCTCGACGAACGGAACAAAATCAGTAACTATGAACGACTTTATCAATCGCTCAACAACTGTTACCATGCAATGCACGGAGAGCAAAAGGGACTCGATTGGGTAGGACAAGCCATGTCTGAATCCGAGGGCCTGGAAGAAATCGATAAAAACCTTAAAGATGTTCACGAAATCATTTCTAACTCTTATTATCAATTAGAAGAACTCTCTTATCGTATCAGAGATGAAATTGATCAGCTTGAATTTGATCCAAACCGTCTTGATTTTATTGAAGGAAGATTAAATGAAATCAAGCAGCTAAAGCGAAAATACGGTACTACAGTTGCGGAAGTTTTGGAATATGCTTCGAAAATAGAAGAGGAGTTAGAGACCCTGCAAAACCGTGATTCGCACATACACCAGCTGCAGGAGTCCTTAGAGTCGCTCAAACAAGATCTTGCACTTGAAGCGAAATCTCTAACTGATGCACGTAGAAAAGCTTCCGAGAAATTGATGAAGAGCATTCATAAAGAGCTCAAAGACTTGTACTTGGAAAAAGCGATCTTTGATGTGAACATGGACGTGAAAAAAGAAAAGGCATCAGGGGACGTCGTGTTTGGTAAAAATGGCGTGGATATTGTGGAGTTTTACCTTACGACAAACCCAGGGGAACCGTTGAAGCCGATGGCAAAAGTCGCCTCTGGCGGAGAGCTTTCGAGGATTATGCTTGCTTTGAAGAGCATCTTCTCTAGACACCAAGGTATCACATCCATTATTTTTGATGAAGTCGATACAGGAGTCAGCGGCAGGGTGGCACAGGCTATCGCCGAGAAGATTTATCAGGTCTCGGTTGATTCGCAGGTCCTTTGCATCTCCCACTTACCGCAAGTCGCGGCTATGTCAGATACCCATCTATTTATCAGCAAAGAAGTATCCGGTGAGCGCACAAAAACGAAGGTGCGTGGGTTGAATCAGGACGAAAAGGTACGTGAAATCGGCAGGATGATTTCTGGCGTGGAGATTACTTCATTGACGAAGGAGCATGCTCGTGAGTTGTTGGAGATTGCGGGAAGTATTAAGCAGGGGTAA
- a CDS encoding TlyA family RNA methyltransferase, whose amino-acid sequence MAKKERVDVLLVERGLVETREKAKRSIMAGLVYSNEQRLDKPGEKVALDAPLTVKGNVMPYVSRGGLKLEKALKVFDLDVKDKILLDIGASTGGFTDCALQNGAKLSYALDVGYNQLAWKLRQDERVVVMERTNFRYVTPVDLNEGMPDFASIDVSFISLKLILPVLKTLLVSGSNVVALVKPQFEAGREQVGKKGIVREPKIHEAVMDKIIGFSLKEGYDVMNASYSPIKGGEGNIEFLLHLQWNGHTEENAENNLDTSISALVADAHLQLKVEKGE is encoded by the coding sequence ATGGCGAAAAAAGAAAGAGTAGATGTCCTTTTAGTGGAGCGTGGCCTTGTGGAAACACGCGAAAAAGCAAAGCGCTCCATTATGGCAGGACTTGTATATTCAAATGAACAACGGCTGGACAAGCCGGGTGAAAAAGTTGCATTGGATGCTCCTTTGACTGTTAAAGGCAATGTAATGCCATATGTAAGTCGAGGCGGTTTAAAACTGGAGAAAGCGCTAAAGGTCTTTGATTTAGATGTGAAGGATAAGATATTGCTTGATATTGGCGCTTCTACAGGCGGATTCACGGATTGTGCCCTGCAAAATGGTGCAAAGTTAAGCTACGCGCTTGATGTAGGATACAATCAACTTGCATGGAAACTACGTCAAGATGAACGGGTTGTCGTGATGGAGCGAACCAACTTCAGATACGTTACGCCGGTTGATTTAAATGAAGGTATGCCGGATTTCGCGAGCATTGATGTATCATTTATCTCACTGAAATTAATTTTACCTGTCTTAAAGACCCTGCTAGTATCAGGCAGCAACGTGGTGGCACTTGTTAAACCCCAATTTGAGGCAGGAAGAGAGCAAGTCGGAAAGAAAGGTATTGTCCGCGAACCGAAGATACATGAAGCGGTGATGGATAAGATCATTGGTTTTAGCTTGAAGGAAGGGTATGACGTAATGAATGCCTCTTACTCACCTATTAAGGGAGGAGAGGGAAACATTGAATTCCTCCTTCATTTGCAATGGAATGGACATACAGAAGAAAACGCAGAAAATAATCTCGATACTTCCATATCCGCTCTAGTTGCAGATGCGCACCTACAATTGAAGGTCGAAAAAGGGGAATAA
- the ahrC gene encoding transcriptional regulator AhrC/ArgR, translated as MTKGQRHIKIRELITNSEIETQDELVDRLKSLGFNVTQATVSRDIKELHLVKVPLLDGRYKYSLPADQRFNPLQKLKRSLMDAFVKIDIAGHMIVMKTMPGNANAIGVLIDNLDWSEILGTICGDDTCLIICRTPEDAKELSDRFINML; from the coding sequence ATGACAAAGGGCCAAAGACACATAAAGATTAGAGAATTGATTACAAATAGCGAAATCGAAACACAGGACGAGCTTGTCGATCGTTTGAAAAGTTTAGGGTTTAATGTGACCCAAGCAACCGTATCAAGGGATATTAAAGAGCTTCATCTTGTAAAAGTTCCGCTATTAGACGGCAGGTATAAATATAGCCTCCCAGCAGATCAACGCTTTAATCCTCTTCAAAAACTGAAACGTTCTTTAATGGATGCGTTTGTGAAAATTGATATAGCAGGTCATATGATTGTGATGAAAACAATGCCGGGTAATGCAAATGCTATCGGTGTTTTAATTGATAATCTTGATTGGTCGGAAATCCTAGGAACTATTTGTGGTGACGATACATGTTTAATCATTTGCCGCACTCCGGAGGATGCAAAAGAGTTATCCGACCGCTTTATAAATATGCTATAA
- a CDS encoding DUF2627 domain-containing protein has protein sequence MQRIIALIILLIPGIIAVYGIKLMRDMVFNIAHPLIPSLTLQFIIGLLFFLIGLWFVAGFIFHRDRKRNNVQKRFQKREK, from the coding sequence ATGCAACGTATAATCGCTTTAATTATTTTATTGATTCCTGGAATAATTGCTGTATATGGAATAAAATTGATGCGCGACATGGTTTTTAACATTGCGCACCCATTAATCCCTTCATTAACCTTACAATTCATCATCGGATTATTATTCTTCTTAATCGGTTTATGGTTTGTTGCCGGATTTATTTTTCACCGCGACCGCAAGCGGAACAATGTACAAAAAAGATTTCAAAAGAGAGAGAAATAA
- a CDS encoding sigma-54 interaction domain-containing protein, whose translation MQTVLVVGAGKGGSAILKMLTHSGMFHLLAVVDVNQAAPGLELAEEMGIPVGRDWKDFLSEKVDIIIEATGSDEVFLEIREAKNPKTVLVPGTVAHITATLVEEKEELIAKMKYESHKRDLIFNLLHDGLMVVDQHGKVIIYNKSAEKIVGIKKAHMLGQHILENVPTSRLQDVIHTQKVEKNKEMLLENGKKIITTRSPLIDEDGKVIGAFAVFKDITEVMNLAEEVTNLKGIQTMLEAIIQSSDEAISVVDEFGRGLMINPAYSRLTGLEEQQIIGKPATADIYEGDSMHMKVLETRRAVRGVNLKVGPSKKEVIVNVAPIIVDGKLKGSVGVIHDVSEIQTLTTELDRARQIIRTLEAKYSFEDIIGSSEEMSLAIEQAKLGAKTPATVLLRGESGTGKELFAHAIHNASSRKYNKFIRVNCAALSESLLESELFGYEEGAFSGARRGGKKGFFEEANNGSIFLDEIGELSANTQAKLLRVLQESEIIRVGGTKSISINVRVIAATNVNLEKGIADGSFREDLYYRLNRMPIHIPPLRKRKEDIEALSEHLIRKINQDYGRNVDGLTPRAINHLAAYDWPGNVRELENVLGRAIIFMKFNEVFIDTEHIPDLATSGDKIVQDSTEAVASDYTLAEMLEGYEAKIIQRTLKKNKGNKTKTAKELGVSIRNLYYKMEKFMID comes from the coding sequence ATGCAGACTGTATTAGTAGTTGGTGCTGGTAAAGGTGGCTCTGCGATTTTAAAAATGTTAACGCATTCAGGAATGTTCCATTTGCTTGCTGTAGTTGATGTTAATCAGGCGGCACCTGGCTTGGAACTTGCTGAGGAAATGGGGATTCCAGTTGGACGTGATTGGAAGGATTTCTTATCGGAGAAGGTTGACATCATTATTGAAGCGACTGGTTCTGATGAGGTGTTTCTTGAAATTCGTGAGGCGAAGAATCCTAAGACGGTTCTCGTACCAGGAACGGTAGCTCACATTACTGCAACTTTGGTAGAAGAAAAAGAAGAACTGATTGCAAAAATGAAATACGAATCCCATAAACGCGACCTCATTTTCAATCTTTTGCATGATGGATTGATGGTGGTTGATCAACACGGGAAGGTAATTATCTACAATAAAAGTGCCGAAAAAATAGTAGGAATAAAAAAAGCGCATATGCTTGGACAACATATCTTAGAAAATGTGCCGACAAGCAGACTGCAAGATGTGATACATACGCAAAAAGTAGAAAAGAACAAAGAGATGCTCCTGGAAAATGGCAAAAAAATCATTACCACAAGATCTCCTCTTATAGATGAAGATGGGAAGGTAATTGGAGCTTTCGCTGTGTTCAAAGACATTACAGAAGTGATGAACCTTGCAGAAGAAGTAACAAACTTAAAAGGTATACAAACCATGCTTGAAGCAATCATTCAATCCTCCGATGAAGCCATTTCCGTAGTGGATGAATTTGGTAGGGGGTTGATGATAAATCCTGCATATTCAAGGCTGACAGGACTGGAAGAACAACAAATCATTGGCAAGCCAGCTACAGCGGACATTTATGAAGGTGACAGTATGCATATGAAAGTGCTGGAAACCAGGAGAGCTGTACGCGGTGTGAACTTGAAAGTTGGTCCTTCCAAGAAGGAAGTCATTGTAAACGTTGCGCCAATTATTGTGGACGGCAAGTTAAAGGGGAGTGTGGGTGTTATCCACGATGTCTCTGAAATACAAACGCTTACCACTGAGTTGGACCGTGCAAGGCAGATTATCAGAACGCTTGAAGCCAAGTATTCTTTTGAGGATATCATTGGTTCCTCAGAAGAGATGAGCCTTGCTATTGAACAGGCCAAACTTGGAGCGAAAACTCCGGCAACTGTATTGTTACGCGGGGAGTCTGGTACAGGAAAAGAACTTTTTGCTCATGCTATTCATAACGCCAGCAGCCGTAAGTATAACAAATTCATTAGAGTGAATTGTGCGGCCCTTTCTGAGTCTTTACTTGAAAGTGAACTTTTTGGATATGAAGAAGGTGCCTTTTCTGGTGCCAGGCGAGGCGGTAAAAAAGGGTTTTTTGAAGAAGCGAACAACGGTAGTATTTTCCTTGATGAGATTGGAGAATTATCTGCCAATACTCAAGCAAAACTATTAAGGGTTTTACAAGAAAGTGAAATTATACGGGTAGGTGGCACCAAGTCAATCTCCATCAATGTCAGGGTCATTGCTGCCACAAATGTTAATCTTGAAAAAGGGATTGCAGATGGCTCATTCCGTGAGGATCTTTATTATCGTTTAAATAGAATGCCGATTCACATCCCGCCTCTTCGGAAAAGAAAAGAGGATATAGAGGCATTAAGTGAACACCTTATAAGAAAAATAAACCAAGACTACGGTAGAAATGTGGATGGGTTAACCCCTCGTGCAATCAATCACCTTGCTGCATACGATTGGCCAGGCAATGTGAGAGAGCTTGAAAATGTCCTTGGTCGAGCCATTATTTTTATGAAATTCAATGAAGTGTTTATTGATACGGAGCATATTCCGGACTTGGCGACGAGCGGAGACAAGATTGTCCAGGATTCTACCGAAGCTGTTGCAAGTGATTACACTTTGGCGGAAATGTTGGAAGGATACGAAGCGAAAATAATTCAGAGGACATTGAAGAAGAATAAAGGCAATAAAACAAAGACGGCAAAAGAACTCGGTGTTTCCATAAGAAATCTTTATTACAAAATGGAAAAGTTTATGATTGATTGA
- the dxs gene encoding 1-deoxy-D-xylulose-5-phosphate synthase → MSIDELESLSEDIRRFLIEQLSTSGGHIGPNLGVVELTIALHKVFDSPKDKFLWDVGHQAYVHKILTGRACDFGTLRKYKGLCGFPKRNESEHDAWETGHSSTSLSGAMGMAAARDIMGTDEYVIPIIGDGALTGGMALEALNHIGHEKKDMIVILNDNEMSIAPNVGALHSALGRMRTAGKYNWVKDELEVLLKKIPAVGGKLASTAERIKDSLKYLVVSGMFFEELGFTYLGPIDGHNYNDLIENLKYAKKTEGPVLIHVVTKKGKGYEPAELDTIGTWHGTGPYKIETGDFLKPVGGPPAWSSVVSETVRRLAREDERIVALTPAMPVGSKLEGFAKEFPDRMFDVGIAEQHAVTMAAGLATQGMKPFLAIYSTFLQRGYDQVVHDVCRQNLNVFFGIDRSGLVGEDGETHQGVFDIAFLRHLPNMVLMMPKDENEGQHMVYTANKYDDGPIALRYPRGNGLGVKMDEELKEIPIGSWEVLKEGTDAVILTFGTTIGMALEAADYLKKENLSVKVVNARFIKPMDEALLHDLFKSGIPFVTIEEAVLQGGFGSAVVEFASDNGYTNRVVRMGIPDRFIEHGSVKELLQEIDLTKEKVVENVKLIAARRKQKRA, encoded by the coding sequence ATGTCTATAGATGAATTGGAGAGCCTTAGCGAGGATATCAGGCGTTTTCTGATTGAGCAGCTTTCCACATCAGGCGGCCATATCGGGCCAAACCTTGGGGTAGTCGAACTTACTATTGCGTTGCACAAAGTATTTGACAGCCCTAAAGACAAGTTTTTATGGGATGTTGGGCACCAGGCCTACGTTCATAAAATCTTGACAGGTAGGGCCTGTGATTTTGGTACGTTGCGTAAATATAAAGGTCTCTGTGGGTTTCCGAAAAGGAATGAGAGCGAGCATGACGCATGGGAGACTGGACATTCTTCCACCTCTCTTTCCGGAGCGATGGGTATGGCGGCCGCTAGAGACATCATGGGAACAGATGAGTATGTTATTCCAATCATCGGGGATGGAGCTTTGACTGGCGGAATGGCCTTGGAAGCCTTAAATCATATTGGACACGAAAAGAAAGACATGATTGTCATCTTGAATGATAATGAAATGTCGATTGCGCCGAATGTCGGTGCCTTGCACAGCGCGCTTGGAAGAATGCGCACGGCAGGTAAATACAATTGGGTAAAAGACGAACTGGAAGTGCTTCTTAAGAAAATACCTGCAGTTGGCGGGAAACTGGCGTCAACGGCTGAGCGCATCAAAGACAGTTTGAAGTACCTAGTTGTCAGCGGAATGTTTTTCGAAGAACTTGGTTTTACTTACTTAGGACCAATTGATGGACATAACTACAACGATCTCATTGAAAATCTTAAATATGCAAAGAAGACAGAAGGACCTGTCTTGATTCATGTGGTGACGAAAAAAGGAAAAGGCTATGAGCCGGCTGAACTGGACACGATCGGTACGTGGCATGGAACGGGCCCGTATAAAATTGAAACAGGTGACTTCCTTAAGCCTGTTGGCGGACCGCCGGCATGGAGCAGTGTAGTCAGCGAAACAGTCCGAAGACTTGCACGTGAAGACGAGCGCATTGTTGCCCTGACACCTGCAATGCCCGTAGGCTCTAAGCTTGAAGGATTTGCAAAAGAATTCCCGGATAGAATGTTTGATGTTGGAATTGCTGAGCAACATGCTGTCACGATGGCAGCCGGGCTTGCGACACAAGGGATGAAACCGTTCTTGGCCATTTATTCTACTTTCCTACAAAGAGGGTACGACCAAGTCGTGCATGATGTCTGCCGTCAGAACTTGAATGTGTTCTTTGGAATTGACCGATCCGGGTTGGTTGGAGAAGATGGCGAAACACATCAAGGTGTTTTTGACATTGCATTCTTAAGGCATCTACCGAACATGGTTCTGATGATGCCAAAAGACGAGAACGAAGGTCAACATATGGTATATACGGCAAATAAGTATGATGACGGTCCGATTGCACTTCGCTATCCGCGCGGTAATGGATTGGGTGTCAAAATGGATGAGGAATTAAAAGAAATTCCAATCGGATCATGGGAAGTTCTGAAAGAAGGAACAGACGCTGTCATCCTGACTTTCGGAACGACAATTGGAATGGCACTTGAAGCTGCTGATTATCTGAAAAAAGAAAACCTCTCGGTGAAAGTGGTGAATGCAAGATTCATCAAACCGATGGATGAGGCATTATTACATGACCTCTTCAAATCAGGCATACCTTTTGTAACGATTGAAGAAGCAGTCCTTCAAGGTGGATTCGGCAGTGCGGTTGTTGAATTTGCAAGTGATAATGGATATACGAACCGTGTGGTAAGAATGGGAATTCCGGATCGCTTCATTGAACATGGAAGTGTGAAGGAGCTGCTACAGGAAATAGATTTAACAAAAGAAAAAGTCGTGGAAAATGTTAAATTGATTGCAGCTAGAAGAAAACAAAAAAGGGCTTAA